A single window of Nicotiana sylvestris chromosome 3, ASM39365v2, whole genome shotgun sequence DNA harbors:
- the LOC104237839 gene encoding mitochondrial phosphate carrier protein 3, mitochondrial-like has product MAFSDNSVRKSLIPSYLYTGRSSNLTTLDHHDKMDSSSQPSVFPSSSTKNFLVAAPKEGSGSSSGSGYKVEMYTPAFYAASAVGGILSCGPTHTAVTPLDIVKCNMQIDPAKYKSISSGFGVLLKEQGIRGFFRGWAPTLLGYSAQGACKYGFYEYFKKYYSDLAGPENAIKYKTLIYLAGSASAEVIADVALCPFEAVKIRVQTQPGFARGLSDGLPKFVKAEGAAGLYKGIVPLWGRQIPYTMMKFASFETIVEQLYKHVIPTPKDQCSNTTQLGVSFAGGYLAGILCAVVSHPADNLVSFLNNAKGATVGDAVNKLGLWGLCTRGLPLRIFMIGTLTGAQWGIYDSFKVFVGLPTTGGAAPPAQK; this is encoded by the exons ATGGCTTTTTCGGATAACTCTGTCCGAAAATCTTTGATCCCCAGTTATCTTTACACGGGACGTTCTTCTAATCTCACTACTTTGGATCATCATGACAAAATGGATAGCTCATCTCAGCCGTCCGTTTTCCCGTCATCATCAACCAAGAATTTCTTGGTTGCGGCACCGAAGGAGGGGTCGGGTTCAAGTTCGGGTTCAGGGTATAAGGTAGAAATGTATACACCGGCGTTCTACGCTGCCAGTGCGGTGGGTGGTATTCTGAGCTGTGGTCCTACCCACACCGCTGTCACCCCGCTCGATATTGTTAAGTGCAACATGCAG ATTGATCCTGCAAAGTACAAGAGCATTTCCTCTGGTTTTGGAGTTCTGCTTAAAGAGCAGGGTATTAGAGGTTTTTTTAGGGGTTGGGCACCAACTTTACTTGGTTACAGCGCACAAGGAGCATGCAAATATGGATTCTACGAATATTTCAAGAAGTACTACTCAGACCTTGCTGGCCCTGAGAATGCTATCAAGTACAAGACTTTGATATATCTAGCTGGTTCTGCTTCTGCTGAAGTTATTGCTGATGTTGCACTCTGCCCTTTTGAGGCTGTCAAAATTCGTGTCCAAACTCAGCCTGGTTTTGCCAGAGGCTTGTCTGATGGACTTCCCAAATTTGTCAAAGCTGAAGGCGCTGCTGG GCTTTATAAGGGGATTGTACCTCTATGGGGACGACAAATTCCAT ATACCATGATGAAGTTTGCATCATTTGAAACCATAGTGGAACAACTCTATAAACATGTCATTCCAACACCAAAAGACCAGTGCAGTAATACTACGCAGCTTGGTGTGAGCTTCGCTGGTGGATATTTGGCTGGTATTCTCTGCGCTGTTGTATCACACCCTGCTGATAACCTAGTTTCTTTCCTCAACAATGCCAAGGGTGCAACTGTTGGCGAT GCTGTGAATAAGCTAGGCTTATGGGGTCTCTGTACTCGTGGTCTTCCCCTTCGTATATTCATGATTGGTACACTCACTGGAGCACAATGGGGAATCTATGATTCTTTCAAAGTTTTCGTTGGCCT GCCAACAACCGGTGGTGCTGCTCCTCCTGCCCAGAAGTGA